A single region of the Gadus morhua chromosome 5, gadMor3.0, whole genome shotgun sequence genome encodes:
- the vcpkmt gene encoding protein N-lysine methyltransferase METTL21D, with amino-acid sequence MAAENESSYFVREIEKNDGCVLKLKQCHKGDVGCVVWDAAIVLAKYLETRSFKDPATGGNRWAGQHVLELGAGTGVVGLMAASLGAHVTVTDLEDLQTLLQVNIEENKGVISCGSITAKVLKWGEDVSDFLPPPDYVLMADCIYYEQSVVPLVESLKKLSGPSTCIICCYEHRTVGINPKVEAQFFELLRKDFNWEAVPLEQQDPEFSSPDIRILNIKRNI; translated from the exons ATGGCGGCAGAAAACGAAAGTAGCTATTTTGTGAGAGAAATCGAGAAAAATGATGGGTGTGTTCTCAAATTAAAACAATGCCACAAAGGAGACGTTGGTTGTGTGGTTTGGGATGCAGCGATCGTGCTGGCAAAATATCTGGAAACGAGAAGCTTTAAGGACCCGGCTACCGGAGGGAACAGATGGGCTGGCCAACATGTACTGGAGTTGGGAGCAGGCACTGGAGTTGTTGGGCTGATGGCTGCATCATTAGG AGCTCACGTCACCGTGACAGACTTGGAGGATTTGCAGACACTCCTGCAAGTAAATATCGAAGAAAACAAGGGGGTTATTAGCTGTGGATCCATCACTGCCAAGGTACTTAAATg GGGTGAAGATGTTTCGGATTTCCTCCCACCTCCAGACTATGTGTTGATGGCGGATTGTATCTATTATGAACAG TCTGTTGTGCCATTGGTGGAAAGCTTGAAGAAACTCTCCGGACCCTCAACTTGCATCATTTGCTGCTATGAGCACAGAACTGTTGGCATTAACCCAAAAGTCGAAGCACAGTTCTTCGAG ttgcTGCGGAAAGACTTCAACTGGGAGGCAGTTCCTTTAGAACAGCAAGACCCAGAATTCAGCAGTCCGGACATCCGAATACTGAATATAAAACGGAATATCTGA
- the arf6b gene encoding ADP-ribosylation factor 6b: MGKVLSKIFGNKEMRILMLGLDAAGKTTILYKLKLGQSVTTIPTVGFNVETVTYKNVKFNVWDVGGQDKIRPLWRHYYTGTQGLIFVVDCADRDRIDEARQELHRIINDREMRDAIILIFANKQDLPDAMKPHEIQEKLGLTRIRDRNWYVQPSCATTGDGLYEGLTWLTSNYKS, translated from the coding sequence ATGGGGAAAGTGCTATCAAAGATCTTTGGCAACAAGGAAATGAGAATATTGATGCTTGGACTGGATGCGGCTGGCAAGACGACAATTCTCTACAAACTTAAACTTGGACAGTCAGTCACCACTATTCCCACAGTTGGTTTTAACGTGGAGACTGTGACCTACAAAAATGTCAAGTTCAACGTCTGGGATGTTGGAGGGCAAGACAAGATCCGTCCTTTGTGGCGACACTACTATACGGGCACTCAAGGGTTAATTTTCGTTGTGGATTGCGCGGACAGAGATCGCATCGACGAGGCAAGGCAGGAACTTCACCGCATCATTAATGACCGAGAGATGAGGGATGCCATCATCTTGATATTCGCAAATAAGCAAGACCTTCCGGACGCAATGAAGCCACATGAAATCCAGGAGAAACTCGGCTTGACCCGCATCAGAGATAGAAATTGGTATGTTCAACCCTCCTGTGCGACCACAGGCGATGGACTGTATGAGGGGTTGACATGGTTAACATCAAATTACAAATCTTAA
- the LOC115544263 gene encoding uncharacterized protein LOC115544263, whose product MFLLISNDIQAIIMIFGCMTVFLGISTYRKSCLNCGMIYRYQEWEEGIHNFDDHIILSLHLCLMVRNALQTHTAISKVIEIIETTEKVSFPNMERVLQAYLHFEALTDHEYTYSCVSCGNNPAVVVMDLHRKGVFNMPVSDIPSPPEGYDGNVDMDHFWNTVATEMLSLGLIPYGRKNPFVVPPSYHHWAPWIGPHTRRSNSVLNTEFEKLQSPKADGDDNFNDDEKMNEERLTDELVNLKVNELMKYAKSTSLC is encoded by the exons atgttTCTACTAATCTCAAATGACATACAAGCAATAATCATGATCTTTGGTTGTATGACTGTGTTTTTAGGAATATCAACATACAGGAAATCATGCCTGAACTGCGGCATGATTTACAGATaccaggagtgggaggagggtaTCCACAACTTTGATGACCACATCATCCTGTCTCTGCACTTGTGCCTGATGGTCAGGAATGCACTACAG ACCCATACAGCTATCAGTAAAGTGATAGAAATTATAGAGACAACAGAAAAGGTGTCCTTTCCAAACATGGAAAGAGTTCTGCAGGCATACCTCCACTTTGAGGCCCTAACCGACCATGAGTACACGTACAGTTGTGTGTCATGTGGAAACAACCCAGCAGTTGTTGTTATGGACCTCCACAGAAAAGGCGTTTTCAATATGCCAG TGAGTGACATCCCAAGCCCACCTGAAGGCTATGATGGTAATGTTGACATGGACCATTTCTGGAACACTGTGGCCACAGAAATGCTCAGTCTGGGATTAATTCCAT ATGGACGGAAGAACCCTTTTGTTGTGCCCCCGAGCTATCATCACTGGGCCCCCTGGATTGGCCCACACACCCGGAGGTCAAATTCTGTGTTGAACACAGAATTTGAAAAATTGCAAAGCCCCAAAGCAGATGGAGATGATAACTTTAATGATGACGAAAAAATGAATGAGGAGCGGCTCACAGATGAGCTTGTGAACTTGAAGGTGAATGAGTTGATGAAATATGCCAAATCCACTTCTTTATGCTaa
- the LOC115544264 gene encoding HMG domain-containing protein 3-like has translation MLLMSVITVFFCFTGGRAVITCPCGVVFSVKFNLRAESPRDFVDLLLSWKHLPNVAVYDYARGLALHANRRQPGIFAPFQGRLLDPTSENVKQASEGKVHVNLPWLKFQKKPADKDGHPLTGSSQHFALNDVFHQGNSKDQCEVLRKLELVPELAGLINSQCAEQLFSGMRINNYFLNQTTPSTHIFLQRNILHHYNMARNQKIKNQYSKIFLQMFHCSLTAMEGLS, from the coding sequence ATGCTCCTAATGTCAGTTATtactgtttttttctgtttcacAGGTGGCAGGGCAGTTATCACTTGCCCATGTGGGGTTGTGTTTTCAGTAAAATTCAACCTTAGAGCAGAGAGTCCACGTGACTTTGTGGATCTCTTGCTGTCCTGGAAACACCTCCCCAATGTGGCTGTGTATGATTATGCCAGGGGTCTGGCACTGCATGCCAACCGCAGGCAGCCAGGAATATTTGCCCCTTTTCAGGGAAGGTTACTGGATCCCACCTCAGAGAACGTGAAGCAGGCCTCAGAGGGAAAGGTCCATGTCAACTTGCCTTGGCTGAAATTTCAAAAAAAGCCAGCTGACAAAGATGGTCACCCTCTCACTGGATCCTCACAGCATTTTGCTTTGAACGATGTGTTCCACCAGGGGAACAGCAAAGACCAGTGTGAGGTTCTAAGAAAGCTGGAGCTTGTGCCTGAACTTGCTGGTCTTATTAACAGCCAGTGTGCGGAGCAGCTGTTTTCAGGGATGAGAATAAACAACTACTTTTTAAATCAGACAACCCCATCAACACACATTTTTCTACAAAGAAACATTCTCCACCATTACAACATGGCAAGGAaccaaaaaatcaaaaatcagtACAGCAAGATATTCCTCCAGATGTTTCATTGCAGTTTGACAGCTATGGAAGGGTTGTCTTAA
- the LOC115544442 gene encoding 60 kDa lysophospholipase, which yields MTALSQALSNPKPIMRNCTIHGSRNEVSVLVINTGGTIGMKSHGDVLEPEDNVFVEGLRKLTTFHDERYAEETCMYDFYGNRDKTLVLPAYKDNKRVVYTFLEYSPLLDSSNMTTEDWAKIGKDIEKNYEGYDGFVILHGTDTMAYTASALSFMCDHLGKPVILTGSQVPIYEIRSDGRDNLQGALLLAGLFHIPEVCLYFRNKLYRGNRVTKVDAGSFDAFTSPNLSPLANLDVDITINWDTVWRANRSNKFAVNTGLNRNVGLLRLFPGITAATVRSFLQLPMEGVVLETYGTGNAPDNRPDLLAEMKEATDRGVIIINTTQCLRGTVSKVYATGEVLYKAGLLPGVDMTPEAVLSKLSYVLAIEGLDLQTKKKMMAENLRGEMMADLAGAKLNLRDSRFIQVIAKSLSISCREELVAIRDALTPPLACAAAKIGDVEALKSIQEMGSNLSVGDYDGRTPLHIAASEGHLKVVQYLLDQGSTIHSQDRYGDTPLSNAVRFRRKDIVMVLRKGGAHLSREQLAVSGTELCSLAANGDLDGLQIWHLAGADLTTPGYDGKTALSVATGAGKLEAVALINLLLSARDQDK from the exons TCCTCGAACCGGAGGATAATGTGTTTGTGGAGGGCCTGCGAAAGCTGACCACCTTCCATGATGAGCGATATGCCGAGGAAACGTGCATGTATGACTTCTACGGTAACCGGGACAAAACACTAGTCCTGCC GGCGTACAAGGACAATAAACGGGTAGTGTACACCTTTCTAGAGTACAGCCCCTTACTGGATTCCTCCAACATGACGACCGAGGACTGGGCGAAAATCGGGAAGGACATCGAA AAAAACTACGAGGGCTACGATGGCTTTGTGATCCTTCACGGCACGGACACCATGGCCTACACGGCCTCCGCCCTGTCCTTCATGTGTGACCACCTGGGCAAGCCCGTCATCCTCACTGGCTCCCAG GTGCCAATTTATGAAATAAGGAGCGATGGCAGGGACaacctgcagggggcgctgctTTTGGCTGGTCTGTTTCACATTCCGGAG GTATGCCTGTACTTCCGCAACAAACTGTACAGGGGAAACCGCGTCACCAAAGTGGACGCTGGAAGTTTCGATGCCTTCACCTCCCCTAACCTGTCCCCCCTGGCCAACTTGGACGTGGATATAACaa TCAACTGGGACACGGTGTGGAGAGCCAACCGCTCCAACAAGTTCGCCGTGAACACAGGGCTGAACCGCAACGTGGGCCTGCTGAGGCTGTTCCCTGGCATCACCGCGGCAACC GTGAGGTCGTTCCTGCAGCTGCCCATGGAGGGCGTGGTCCTGGAGACCTACGGCACCGGGAACGCCCCCGACAACCGCCCCGACCTCCTGGCCGAGATGAAGGAGGCCACCGACCGCGGCGTgatcatcatcaacaccacccaGTGCCTGAGGGGCACCGTGTCCAAGGTCTACGCCACAGGCGAG gtGCTGTATAAAGCGGGGCTGCTGCCCGGCGTGGACATGACCCCAGAGGCGGTCCTCTCCAAGCTCTCTTATGTGTTGGCCATTGAAGGGCTGGACCTGCAGACCAAAAAGAAG ATGATGGCCGAGAACCTGCGAGGGGAGATGATGGCAGACCTGGCGGGAGCCAAGCTCAACCTGCGTGACAGCCGCTTCATCCAGGTCATCGCCAAGTCGCTCAGCATCAGCTGCAGGGAG GAGCTGGTAGCCATCCGCGACGCCCTGACCCCCCCGCTGGCCTGCGCCGCCGCCAAGATCGGAGACGTGGAGGCCCTGAAATCCATCCAGGAAATG GGGAGTAACCTGAGTGTGGGCGACTACGACGGACGCACACCGCTGCACATCGCTGCGAGTGAGGGCCACCTGAAGGTTGTCCAGTACCTCCTGGACCAGGGGTCCACCATCCACAGCCAGGATCGCTACGGCGACACACCCCTGTCTAACGCAGTGCGCTTTAG ACGCAAAGACATTGTGATGGTCCTGCGGAAGGGCGGAGCCCACCTGTCCCGAGAGCAGCTGGCCGTCTCGGGCACAGAGCTGTGCAG CCTAGCGGCTAACGGCGACCTGGATGGTCTGCAGATCTGGCACCTAGCCGGGGCCGATCTGACCACCCCCGGGTACGACGGAAAGACGGCCCTTTCAGTG GCAACGGGGGCTGGCAAGTTGGAGGCCGTCGCGCTTATTAATCTCCTCCTGAGTGCCAGGGATCAG GACAAGTAG